The proteins below come from a single Eptesicus fuscus isolate TK198812 chromosome 5, DD_ASM_mEF_20220401, whole genome shotgun sequence genomic window:
- the GABPB1 gene encoding GA-binding protein subunit beta-1 isoform X14 gives MSLVDLGKKLLEAARAGQDDEVRILMANGAPFTTDWLGTSPLHLAAQYGHYSTTEVLLRAGVSRDARTKVDRTPLHMAASEGHASIVEVLLQHGADVNAKDMLKMTALHWATEHNHQDVVELLIKYGADVHTQNETGVSAVQFGNSSTSVLATLAALAEASAPLSNSSETPVVATEEVVTAESVDGAIQQVVSSGGQQVITIVTDGIQLGNLHSIPTSGIGQPIIVTMPDGQQVLTVPATDIAEETVISEEPPAKRQCIEIIENRVESAEIEGLSPQPRHVLLTGNGTGNLLVHQMMPNQLNHTGQGKEREALQKQLDEANREAQKYRQQLLKKEQEAEAYRQKLEAMTRLQTNKEAV, from the exons ATGTCCCTGGTAGATTTGGGAAAGAAGCTTTTAGAAGCGGCACGAGCAGGTCAAGATGATGAAGTTCGTATTTTGATGGCAAATGGAGCTCCTTTTACTACAGACTGG CTGGGAACTTCTCCACTTCACCTGGCAGCACAGTACGGGCATTATTCCACCACAGAAGTACTACTTCGAGCTGGTGTAAGTAGGGATGCCAGAACCAAAGTGGACCGAACACCCTTACATATGGCAGCTTCTGAGGGCCATGCCAGCATTGTAGAGGTTTTGCTTCAG caTGGTGCTGATGTCAATGCAAAGGACATGTTAAAGATGACAGCTCTACATTGGGCCACAGAACACAACCATCAAGATGTGGTGGAGCTTTTAATCAAATATGGTGCTGATGTACACACGCAGA ATGAAACAGGTGTGTCTGCTGTTCAGTTTGGAAACTCCTCTACATCAGTATTAGCTACATTAGCTGCCTTAGCTGAAGCATCTGCTCCCTTGTCCAACTCTTCAGAAACTCCAG tagtGGCTACGGAGGAAGTAGTTACTGCAGAATCAGTGGATGGTGCAATTCAGCAAGTAGTTAGTTCAGGGGGTCAGCAAGTCATCACAATAGTAACGGATGGAATCCAGCTTGGAAATTTGCACTCCATTCCAACCAGTGGAATAGGCCAGCCCATCATTGTGACCATGCCAGATGGACAGCAAG tatTAACAGTACCAGCAACGGACATTGCTGAAGAAACTGTTATAAGTGAAGAACCACCAGCTAAGAGACAATGTATCGAAATAATTGAAAACCGGGTGGAATCTGCAGAAATAGAA ggattgagcccgcaacccaggcatgtgctcttgaccgggaatggaaccggcaacctcctggtgcaccagatgatgcccaaccaactgaaccacactggccagggcaag GAGAGAGAAGCTCTTCAGAAACAGCTGGATGAAGCAAACCGAGAGGCCCAAAAATATCGACAGCAGCTTCTAAAGAAAGAACAGGAAGCAGAAGCCTACAGACAGAAATTAGAAGCAATGACTCGTCTTCAGACTAATAAAGAAGCTGTTTAG
- the GABPB1 gene encoding GA-binding protein subunit beta-1 isoform X4, which yields MSLVDLGKKLLEAARAGQDDEVRILMANGAPFTTDWLGTSPLHLAAQYGHYSTTEVLLRAGVSRDARTKVDRTPLHMAASEGHASIVEVLLQHGADVNAKDMLKMTALHWATEHNHQDVVELLIKYGADVHTQSKFCKTAFDISVDNGNEDLAEILQIAMQNQINTNPESPDTVTIHAATPQFIIGPGGVVNLTGLVSSENSSKATDETGVSAVQFGNSSTSVLATLAALAEASAPLSNSSETPVVATEEVVTAESVDGAIQQVVSSGGQQVITIVTDGIQLGNLHSIPTSGIGQPIIVTMPDGQQVLTVPATDIAEETVISEEPPAKRQCIEIIENRVESAEIEVRSLLPGIEPATQACALDREWNRQPPGAPDDAQPTEPHWPGQGERSSSETAG from the exons ATGTCCCTGGTAGATTTGGGAAAGAAGCTTTTAGAAGCGGCACGAGCAGGTCAAGATGATGAAGTTCGTATTTTGATGGCAAATGGAGCTCCTTTTACTACAGACTGG CTGGGAACTTCTCCACTTCACCTGGCAGCACAGTACGGGCATTATTCCACCACAGAAGTACTACTTCGAGCTGGTGTAAGTAGGGATGCCAGAACCAAAGTGGACCGAACACCCTTACATATGGCAGCTTCTGAGGGCCATGCCAGCATTGTAGAGGTTTTGCTTCAG caTGGTGCTGATGTCAATGCAAAGGACATGTTAAAGATGACAGCTCTACATTGGGCCACAGAACACAACCATCAAGATGTGGTGGAGCTTTTAATCAAATATGGTGCTGATGTACACACGCAGAGTAAATTCTGTAAAACTGCATTTGATATTTCAGTAGACAATGGGAATGAAGATTTAGCAGAGATATTACAg ATTGCTATGCAGAATCAAATCAACACAAACCCAGAGAGTCCCGACACTGTGACGATACATGCTGCAACACCACAGTTTATCATTGGACCTGGAGGGGTGGTGAACCTAACAGGTCTGGTATCTTCAGAAAATTCATCCAAGGCAACAG ATGAAACAGGTGTGTCTGCTGTTCAGTTTGGAAACTCCTCTACATCAGTATTAGCTACATTAGCTGCCTTAGCTGAAGCATCTGCTCCCTTGTCCAACTCTTCAGAAACTCCAG tagtGGCTACGGAGGAAGTAGTTACTGCAGAATCAGTGGATGGTGCAATTCAGCAAGTAGTTAGTTCAGGGGGTCAGCAAGTCATCACAATAGTAACGGATGGAATCCAGCTTGGAAATTTGCACTCCATTCCAACCAGTGGAATAGGCCAGCCCATCATTGTGACCATGCCAGATGGACAGCAAG tatTAACAGTACCAGCAACGGACATTGCTGAAGAAACTGTTATAAGTGAAGAACCACCAGCTAAGAGACAATGTATCGAAATAATTGAAAACCGGGTGGAATCTGCAGAAATAGAAGTAAGGAGTCTTTTACCCG ggattgagcccgcaacccaggcatgtgctcttgaccgggaatggaaccggcaacctcctggtgcaccagatgatgcccaaccaactgaaccacactggccagggcaag GAGAGAGAAGCTCTTCAGAAACAGCTGGATGA
- the GABPB1 gene encoding GA-binding protein subunit beta-1 isoform X2: protein MSLVDLGKKLLEAARAGQDDEVRILMANGAPFTTDWLGTSPLHLAAQYGHYSTTEVLLRAGVSRDARTKVDRTPLHMAASEGHASIVEVLLQHGADVNAKDMLKMTALHWATEHNHQDVVELLIKYGADVHTQSKFCKTAFDISVDNGNEDLAEILQIAMQNQINTNPESPDTVTIHAATPQFIIGPGGVVNLTGLVSSENSSKATDETGVSAVQFGNSSTSVLATLAALAEASAPLSNSSETPVATEEVVTAESVDGAIQQVVSSGGQQVITIVTDGIQLGNLHSIPTSGIGQPIIVTMPDGQQVLTVPATDIAEETVISEEPPAKRQCIEIIENRVESAEIEGLSPQPRHVLLTGNGTGNLLVHQMMPNQLNHTGQGKEREALQKQLDEANREAQKYRQQLLKKEQEAEAYRQKLEAMTRLQTNKEAV, encoded by the exons ATGTCCCTGGTAGATTTGGGAAAGAAGCTTTTAGAAGCGGCACGAGCAGGTCAAGATGATGAAGTTCGTATTTTGATGGCAAATGGAGCTCCTTTTACTACAGACTGG CTGGGAACTTCTCCACTTCACCTGGCAGCACAGTACGGGCATTATTCCACCACAGAAGTACTACTTCGAGCTGGTGTAAGTAGGGATGCCAGAACCAAAGTGGACCGAACACCCTTACATATGGCAGCTTCTGAGGGCCATGCCAGCATTGTAGAGGTTTTGCTTCAG caTGGTGCTGATGTCAATGCAAAGGACATGTTAAAGATGACAGCTCTACATTGGGCCACAGAACACAACCATCAAGATGTGGTGGAGCTTTTAATCAAATATGGTGCTGATGTACACACGCAGAGTAAATTCTGTAAAACTGCATTTGATATTTCAGTAGACAATGGGAATGAAGATTTAGCAGAGATATTACAg ATTGCTATGCAGAATCAAATCAACACAAACCCAGAGAGTCCCGACACTGTGACGATACATGCTGCAACACCACAGTTTATCATTGGACCTGGAGGGGTGGTGAACCTAACAGGTCTGGTATCTTCAGAAAATTCATCCAAGGCAACAG ATGAAACAGGTGTGTCTGCTGTTCAGTTTGGAAACTCCTCTACATCAGTATTAGCTACATTAGCTGCCTTAGCTGAAGCATCTGCTCCCTTGTCCAACTCTTCAGAAACTCCAG tGGCTACGGAGGAAGTAGTTACTGCAGAATCAGTGGATGGTGCAATTCAGCAAGTAGTTAGTTCAGGGGGTCAGCAAGTCATCACAATAGTAACGGATGGAATCCAGCTTGGAAATTTGCACTCCATTCCAACCAGTGGAATAGGCCAGCCCATCATTGTGACCATGCCAGATGGACAGCAAG tatTAACAGTACCAGCAACGGACATTGCTGAAGAAACTGTTATAAGTGAAGAACCACCAGCTAAGAGACAATGTATCGAAATAATTGAAAACCGGGTGGAATCTGCAGAAATAGAA ggattgagcccgcaacccaggcatgtgctcttgaccgggaatggaaccggcaacctcctggtgcaccagatgatgcccaaccaactgaaccacactggccagggcaag GAGAGAGAAGCTCTTCAGAAACAGCTGGATGAAGCAAACCGAGAGGCCCAAAAATATCGACAGCAGCTTCTAAAGAAAGAACAGGAAGCAGAAGCCTACAGACAGAAATTAGAAGCAATGACTCGTCTTCAGACTAATAAAGAAGCTGTTTAG
- the GABPB1 gene encoding GA-binding protein subunit beta-1 isoform X3, whose amino-acid sequence MSLVDLGKKLLEAARAGQDDEVRILMANGAPFTTDWLGTSPLHLAAQYGHYSTTEVLLRAGVSRDARTKVDRTPLHMAASEGHASIVEVLLQHGADVNAKDMLKMTALHWATEHNHQDVVELLIKYGADVHTQSKFCKTAFDISVDNGNEDLAEILQIAMQNQINTNPESPDTVTIHAATPQFIIGPGGVVNLTDETGVSAVQFGNSSTSVLATLAALAEASAPLSNSSETPVVATEEVVTAESVDGAIQQVVSSGGQQVITIVTDGIQLGNLHSIPTSGIGQPIIVTMPDGQQVLTVPATDIAEETVISEEPPAKRQCIEIIENRVESAEIEGLSPQPRHVLLTGNGTGNLLVHQMMPNQLNHTGQGKEREALQKQLDEANREAQKYRQQLLKKEQEAEAYRQKLEAMTRLQTNKEAV is encoded by the exons ATGTCCCTGGTAGATTTGGGAAAGAAGCTTTTAGAAGCGGCACGAGCAGGTCAAGATGATGAAGTTCGTATTTTGATGGCAAATGGAGCTCCTTTTACTACAGACTGG CTGGGAACTTCTCCACTTCACCTGGCAGCACAGTACGGGCATTATTCCACCACAGAAGTACTACTTCGAGCTGGTGTAAGTAGGGATGCCAGAACCAAAGTGGACCGAACACCCTTACATATGGCAGCTTCTGAGGGCCATGCCAGCATTGTAGAGGTTTTGCTTCAG caTGGTGCTGATGTCAATGCAAAGGACATGTTAAAGATGACAGCTCTACATTGGGCCACAGAACACAACCATCAAGATGTGGTGGAGCTTTTAATCAAATATGGTGCTGATGTACACACGCAGAGTAAATTCTGTAAAACTGCATTTGATATTTCAGTAGACAATGGGAATGAAGATTTAGCAGAGATATTACAg ATTGCTATGCAGAATCAAATCAACACAAACCCAGAGAGTCCCGACACTGTGACGATACATGCTGCAACACCACAGTTTATCATTGGACCTGGAGGGGTGGTGAACCTAACAG ATGAAACAGGTGTGTCTGCTGTTCAGTTTGGAAACTCCTCTACATCAGTATTAGCTACATTAGCTGCCTTAGCTGAAGCATCTGCTCCCTTGTCCAACTCTTCAGAAACTCCAG tagtGGCTACGGAGGAAGTAGTTACTGCAGAATCAGTGGATGGTGCAATTCAGCAAGTAGTTAGTTCAGGGGGTCAGCAAGTCATCACAATAGTAACGGATGGAATCCAGCTTGGAAATTTGCACTCCATTCCAACCAGTGGAATAGGCCAGCCCATCATTGTGACCATGCCAGATGGACAGCAAG tatTAACAGTACCAGCAACGGACATTGCTGAAGAAACTGTTATAAGTGAAGAACCACCAGCTAAGAGACAATGTATCGAAATAATTGAAAACCGGGTGGAATCTGCAGAAATAGAA ggattgagcccgcaacccaggcatgtgctcttgaccgggaatggaaccggcaacctcctggtgcaccagatgatgcccaaccaactgaaccacactggccagggcaag GAGAGAGAAGCTCTTCAGAAACAGCTGGATGAAGCAAACCGAGAGGCCCAAAAATATCGACAGCAGCTTCTAAAGAAAGAACAGGAAGCAGAAGCCTACAGACAGAAATTAGAAGCAATGACTCGTCTTCAGACTAATAAAGAAGCTGTTTAG
- the GABPB1 gene encoding GA-binding protein subunit beta-1 isoform X7: MSLVDLGKKLLEAARAGQDDEVRILMANGAPFTTDWLGTSPLHLAAQYGHYSTTEVLLRAGVSRDARTKVDRTPLHMAASEGHASIVEVLLQHGADVNAKDMLKMTALHWATEHNHQDVVELLIKYGADVHTQSKFCKTAFDISVDNGNEDLAEILQIAMQNQINTNPESPDTVTIHAATPQFIIGPGGVVNLTDETGVSAVQFGNSSTSVLATLAALAEASAPLSNSSETPVVATEEVVTAESVDGAIQQVVSSGGQQVITIVTDGIQLGNLHSIPTSGIGQPIIVTMPDGQQVLTVPATDIAEETVISEEPPAKRQCIEIIENRVESAEIEVRSLLPGIEPATQACALDREWNRQPPGAPDDAQPTEPHWPGQGERSSSETAG, translated from the exons ATGTCCCTGGTAGATTTGGGAAAGAAGCTTTTAGAAGCGGCACGAGCAGGTCAAGATGATGAAGTTCGTATTTTGATGGCAAATGGAGCTCCTTTTACTACAGACTGG CTGGGAACTTCTCCACTTCACCTGGCAGCACAGTACGGGCATTATTCCACCACAGAAGTACTACTTCGAGCTGGTGTAAGTAGGGATGCCAGAACCAAAGTGGACCGAACACCCTTACATATGGCAGCTTCTGAGGGCCATGCCAGCATTGTAGAGGTTTTGCTTCAG caTGGTGCTGATGTCAATGCAAAGGACATGTTAAAGATGACAGCTCTACATTGGGCCACAGAACACAACCATCAAGATGTGGTGGAGCTTTTAATCAAATATGGTGCTGATGTACACACGCAGAGTAAATTCTGTAAAACTGCATTTGATATTTCAGTAGACAATGGGAATGAAGATTTAGCAGAGATATTACAg ATTGCTATGCAGAATCAAATCAACACAAACCCAGAGAGTCCCGACACTGTGACGATACATGCTGCAACACCACAGTTTATCATTGGACCTGGAGGGGTGGTGAACCTAACAG ATGAAACAGGTGTGTCTGCTGTTCAGTTTGGAAACTCCTCTACATCAGTATTAGCTACATTAGCTGCCTTAGCTGAAGCATCTGCTCCCTTGTCCAACTCTTCAGAAACTCCAG tagtGGCTACGGAGGAAGTAGTTACTGCAGAATCAGTGGATGGTGCAATTCAGCAAGTAGTTAGTTCAGGGGGTCAGCAAGTCATCACAATAGTAACGGATGGAATCCAGCTTGGAAATTTGCACTCCATTCCAACCAGTGGAATAGGCCAGCCCATCATTGTGACCATGCCAGATGGACAGCAAG tatTAACAGTACCAGCAACGGACATTGCTGAAGAAACTGTTATAAGTGAAGAACCACCAGCTAAGAGACAATGTATCGAAATAATTGAAAACCGGGTGGAATCTGCAGAAATAGAAGTAAGGAGTCTTTTACCCG ggattgagcccgcaacccaggcatgtgctcttgaccgggaatggaaccggcaacctcctggtgcaccagatgatgcccaaccaactgaaccacactggccagggcaag GAGAGAGAAGCTCTTCAGAAACAGCTGGATGA
- the GABPB1 gene encoding GA-binding protein subunit beta-1 isoform X1 has protein sequence MSLVDLGKKLLEAARAGQDDEVRILMANGAPFTTDWLGTSPLHLAAQYGHYSTTEVLLRAGVSRDARTKVDRTPLHMAASEGHASIVEVLLQHGADVNAKDMLKMTALHWATEHNHQDVVELLIKYGADVHTQSKFCKTAFDISVDNGNEDLAEILQIAMQNQINTNPESPDTVTIHAATPQFIIGPGGVVNLTGLVSSENSSKATDETGVSAVQFGNSSTSVLATLAALAEASAPLSNSSETPVVATEEVVTAESVDGAIQQVVSSGGQQVITIVTDGIQLGNLHSIPTSGIGQPIIVTMPDGQQVLTVPATDIAEETVISEEPPAKRQCIEIIENRVESAEIEGLSPQPRHVLLTGNGTGNLLVHQMMPNQLNHTGQGKEREALQKQLDEANREAQKYRQQLLKKEQEAEAYRQKLEAMTRLQTNKEAV, from the exons ATGTCCCTGGTAGATTTGGGAAAGAAGCTTTTAGAAGCGGCACGAGCAGGTCAAGATGATGAAGTTCGTATTTTGATGGCAAATGGAGCTCCTTTTACTACAGACTGG CTGGGAACTTCTCCACTTCACCTGGCAGCACAGTACGGGCATTATTCCACCACAGAAGTACTACTTCGAGCTGGTGTAAGTAGGGATGCCAGAACCAAAGTGGACCGAACACCCTTACATATGGCAGCTTCTGAGGGCCATGCCAGCATTGTAGAGGTTTTGCTTCAG caTGGTGCTGATGTCAATGCAAAGGACATGTTAAAGATGACAGCTCTACATTGGGCCACAGAACACAACCATCAAGATGTGGTGGAGCTTTTAATCAAATATGGTGCTGATGTACACACGCAGAGTAAATTCTGTAAAACTGCATTTGATATTTCAGTAGACAATGGGAATGAAGATTTAGCAGAGATATTACAg ATTGCTATGCAGAATCAAATCAACACAAACCCAGAGAGTCCCGACACTGTGACGATACATGCTGCAACACCACAGTTTATCATTGGACCTGGAGGGGTGGTGAACCTAACAGGTCTGGTATCTTCAGAAAATTCATCCAAGGCAACAG ATGAAACAGGTGTGTCTGCTGTTCAGTTTGGAAACTCCTCTACATCAGTATTAGCTACATTAGCTGCCTTAGCTGAAGCATCTGCTCCCTTGTCCAACTCTTCAGAAACTCCAG tagtGGCTACGGAGGAAGTAGTTACTGCAGAATCAGTGGATGGTGCAATTCAGCAAGTAGTTAGTTCAGGGGGTCAGCAAGTCATCACAATAGTAACGGATGGAATCCAGCTTGGAAATTTGCACTCCATTCCAACCAGTGGAATAGGCCAGCCCATCATTGTGACCATGCCAGATGGACAGCAAG tatTAACAGTACCAGCAACGGACATTGCTGAAGAAACTGTTATAAGTGAAGAACCACCAGCTAAGAGACAATGTATCGAAATAATTGAAAACCGGGTGGAATCTGCAGAAATAGAA ggattgagcccgcaacccaggcatgtgctcttgaccgggaatggaaccggcaacctcctggtgcaccagatgatgcccaaccaactgaaccacactggccagggcaag GAGAGAGAAGCTCTTCAGAAACAGCTGGATGAAGCAAACCGAGAGGCCCAAAAATATCGACAGCAGCTTCTAAAGAAAGAACAGGAAGCAGAAGCCTACAGACAGAAATTAGAAGCAATGACTCGTCTTCAGACTAATAAAGAAGCTGTTTAG
- the GABPB1 gene encoding GA-binding protein subunit beta-1 isoform X11: protein MSLVDLGKKLLEAARAGQDDEVRILMANGAPFTTDWLGTSPLHLAAQYGHYSTTEVLLRAGVSRDARTKVDRTPLHMAASEGHASIVEVLLQHGADVNAKDMLKMTALHWATEHNHQDVVELLIKYGADVHTQSKFCKTAFDISVDNGNEDLAEILQIAMQNQINTNPESPDTVTIHAATPQFIIGPGGVVNLTGLVSSENSSKATDETGVSAVQFGNSSTSVLATLAALAEASAPLSNSSETPVVATEEVVTAESVDGAIQQVVSSGGQQVITIVTDGIQLGNLHSIPTSGIGQPIIVTMPDGQQVLTVPATDIAEETVISEEPPAKRQCIEIIENRVESAEIEVRSLLPGERSSSETAG, encoded by the exons ATGTCCCTGGTAGATTTGGGAAAGAAGCTTTTAGAAGCGGCACGAGCAGGTCAAGATGATGAAGTTCGTATTTTGATGGCAAATGGAGCTCCTTTTACTACAGACTGG CTGGGAACTTCTCCACTTCACCTGGCAGCACAGTACGGGCATTATTCCACCACAGAAGTACTACTTCGAGCTGGTGTAAGTAGGGATGCCAGAACCAAAGTGGACCGAACACCCTTACATATGGCAGCTTCTGAGGGCCATGCCAGCATTGTAGAGGTTTTGCTTCAG caTGGTGCTGATGTCAATGCAAAGGACATGTTAAAGATGACAGCTCTACATTGGGCCACAGAACACAACCATCAAGATGTGGTGGAGCTTTTAATCAAATATGGTGCTGATGTACACACGCAGAGTAAATTCTGTAAAACTGCATTTGATATTTCAGTAGACAATGGGAATGAAGATTTAGCAGAGATATTACAg ATTGCTATGCAGAATCAAATCAACACAAACCCAGAGAGTCCCGACACTGTGACGATACATGCTGCAACACCACAGTTTATCATTGGACCTGGAGGGGTGGTGAACCTAACAGGTCTGGTATCTTCAGAAAATTCATCCAAGGCAACAG ATGAAACAGGTGTGTCTGCTGTTCAGTTTGGAAACTCCTCTACATCAGTATTAGCTACATTAGCTGCCTTAGCTGAAGCATCTGCTCCCTTGTCCAACTCTTCAGAAACTCCAG tagtGGCTACGGAGGAAGTAGTTACTGCAGAATCAGTGGATGGTGCAATTCAGCAAGTAGTTAGTTCAGGGGGTCAGCAAGTCATCACAATAGTAACGGATGGAATCCAGCTTGGAAATTTGCACTCCATTCCAACCAGTGGAATAGGCCAGCCCATCATTGTGACCATGCCAGATGGACAGCAAG tatTAACAGTACCAGCAACGGACATTGCTGAAGAAACTGTTATAAGTGAAGAACCACCAGCTAAGAGACAATGTATCGAAATAATTGAAAACCGGGTGGAATCTGCAGAAATAGAAGTAAGGAGTCTTTTACCCG GAGAGAGAAGCTCTTCAGAAACAGCTGGATGA
- the GABPB1 gene encoding GA-binding protein subunit beta-1 isoform X5, translating into MSLVDLGKKLLEAARAGQDDEVRILMANGAPFTTDWLGTSPLHLAAQYGHYSTTEVLLRAGVSRDARTKVDRTPLHMAASEGHASIVEVLLQHGADVNAKDMLKMTALHWATEHNHQDVVELLIKYGADVHTQSKFCKTAFDISVDNGNEDLAEILQIAMQNQINTNPESPDTVTIHAATPQFIIGPGGVVNLTGLVSSENSSKATDETGVSAVQFGNSSTSVLATLAALAEASAPLSNSSETPVVATEEVVTAESVDGAIQQVVSSGGQQVITIVTDGIQLGNLHSIPTSGIGQPIIVTMPDGQQVLTVPATDIAEETVISEEPPAKRQCIEIIENRVESAEIEEREALQKQLDEANREAQKYRQQLLKKEQEAEAYRQKLEAMTRLQTNKEAV; encoded by the exons ATGTCCCTGGTAGATTTGGGAAAGAAGCTTTTAGAAGCGGCACGAGCAGGTCAAGATGATGAAGTTCGTATTTTGATGGCAAATGGAGCTCCTTTTACTACAGACTGG CTGGGAACTTCTCCACTTCACCTGGCAGCACAGTACGGGCATTATTCCACCACAGAAGTACTACTTCGAGCTGGTGTAAGTAGGGATGCCAGAACCAAAGTGGACCGAACACCCTTACATATGGCAGCTTCTGAGGGCCATGCCAGCATTGTAGAGGTTTTGCTTCAG caTGGTGCTGATGTCAATGCAAAGGACATGTTAAAGATGACAGCTCTACATTGGGCCACAGAACACAACCATCAAGATGTGGTGGAGCTTTTAATCAAATATGGTGCTGATGTACACACGCAGAGTAAATTCTGTAAAACTGCATTTGATATTTCAGTAGACAATGGGAATGAAGATTTAGCAGAGATATTACAg ATTGCTATGCAGAATCAAATCAACACAAACCCAGAGAGTCCCGACACTGTGACGATACATGCTGCAACACCACAGTTTATCATTGGACCTGGAGGGGTGGTGAACCTAACAGGTCTGGTATCTTCAGAAAATTCATCCAAGGCAACAG ATGAAACAGGTGTGTCTGCTGTTCAGTTTGGAAACTCCTCTACATCAGTATTAGCTACATTAGCTGCCTTAGCTGAAGCATCTGCTCCCTTGTCCAACTCTTCAGAAACTCCAG tagtGGCTACGGAGGAAGTAGTTACTGCAGAATCAGTGGATGGTGCAATTCAGCAAGTAGTTAGTTCAGGGGGTCAGCAAGTCATCACAATAGTAACGGATGGAATCCAGCTTGGAAATTTGCACTCCATTCCAACCAGTGGAATAGGCCAGCCCATCATTGTGACCATGCCAGATGGACAGCAAG tatTAACAGTACCAGCAACGGACATTGCTGAAGAAACTGTTATAAGTGAAGAACCACCAGCTAAGAGACAATGTATCGAAATAATTGAAAACCGGGTGGAATCTGCAGAAATAGAA GAGAGAGAAGCTCTTCAGAAACAGCTGGATGAAGCAAACCGAGAGGCCCAAAAATATCGACAGCAGCTTCTAAAGAAAGAACAGGAAGCAGAAGCCTACAGACAGAAATTAGAAGCAATGACTCGTCTTCAGACTAATAAAGAAGCTGTTTAG
- the GABPB1 gene encoding GA-binding protein subunit beta-1 isoform X12 has translation MSLVDLGKKLLEAARAGQDDEVRILMANGAPFTTDWLGTSPLHLAAQYGHYSTTEVLLRAGVSRDARTKVDRTPLHMAASEGHASIVEVLLQHGADVNAKDMLKMTALHWATEHNHQDVVELLIKYGADVHTQSKFCKTAFDISVDNGNEDLAEILQIAMQNQINTNPESPDTVTIHAATPQFIIGPGGVVNLTGLVSSENSSKATDETGVSAVQFGNSSTSVLATLAALAEASAPLSNSSETPVVATEEVVTAESVDGAIQQVVSSGGQQVITIVTDGIQLGNLHSIPTSGIGQPIIVTMPDGQQVLTVPATDIAEETVISEEPPAKRQCIEIIENRVESAEIERSANAYLGWKAPLKEG, from the exons ATGTCCCTGGTAGATTTGGGAAAGAAGCTTTTAGAAGCGGCACGAGCAGGTCAAGATGATGAAGTTCGTATTTTGATGGCAAATGGAGCTCCTTTTACTACAGACTGG CTGGGAACTTCTCCACTTCACCTGGCAGCACAGTACGGGCATTATTCCACCACAGAAGTACTACTTCGAGCTGGTGTAAGTAGGGATGCCAGAACCAAAGTGGACCGAACACCCTTACATATGGCAGCTTCTGAGGGCCATGCCAGCATTGTAGAGGTTTTGCTTCAG caTGGTGCTGATGTCAATGCAAAGGACATGTTAAAGATGACAGCTCTACATTGGGCCACAGAACACAACCATCAAGATGTGGTGGAGCTTTTAATCAAATATGGTGCTGATGTACACACGCAGAGTAAATTCTGTAAAACTGCATTTGATATTTCAGTAGACAATGGGAATGAAGATTTAGCAGAGATATTACAg ATTGCTATGCAGAATCAAATCAACACAAACCCAGAGAGTCCCGACACTGTGACGATACATGCTGCAACACCACAGTTTATCATTGGACCTGGAGGGGTGGTGAACCTAACAGGTCTGGTATCTTCAGAAAATTCATCCAAGGCAACAG ATGAAACAGGTGTGTCTGCTGTTCAGTTTGGAAACTCCTCTACATCAGTATTAGCTACATTAGCTGCCTTAGCTGAAGCATCTGCTCCCTTGTCCAACTCTTCAGAAACTCCAG tagtGGCTACGGAGGAAGTAGTTACTGCAGAATCAGTGGATGGTGCAATTCAGCAAGTAGTTAGTTCAGGGGGTCAGCAAGTCATCACAATAGTAACGGATGGAATCCAGCTTGGAAATTTGCACTCCATTCCAACCAGTGGAATAGGCCAGCCCATCATTGTGACCATGCCAGATGGACAGCAAG tatTAACAGTACCAGCAACGGACATTGCTGAAGAAACTGTTATAAGTGAAGAACCACCAGCTAAGAGACAATGTATCGAAATAATTGAAAACCGGGTGGAATCTGCAGAAATAGAA cGAAGTGCGAATGCCTATTTAGGCTGGAAGGCTCCTCTTAAAGAAGGTTGA